A stretch of the Dehalococcoidales bacterium genome encodes the following:
- the panB gene encoding 3-methyl-2-oxobutanoate hydroxymethyltransferase, with amino-acid sequence MRANIIQIKLMKQKGEKITMLTAYDYMTAKIIDEAGIPLILVGDSLGTVILGYDSTIPVTMEDMLHHTKAVVRGSKNALVIADMPFMSYHINTNQALTNAARLIQEGGAQAVKVEGGVSVAGKVKKIVDCGIPVMGHIGLTPQSINQLGGHKIQGKDIETGRKLLADAKALEEAGAFAVVLETVPEALAAFISAKINIPTIGIGAGAGCDGQVQVVSDILGLFTDFVPKHTKQYAQLAKSMSEAVKNYYDEVKSGLFPTAAQSFSMDESIINDLKKE; translated from the coding sequence ATGCGTGCAAATATAATCCAAATCAAGCTAATGAAGCAAAAGGGCGAGAAAATTACAATGTTAACCGCCTATGATTATATGACCGCCAAAATTATCGATGAGGCCGGCATACCCTTGATACTTGTCGGTGACAGTCTCGGAACGGTGATATTAGGCTACGATTCGACGATTCCGGTTACCATGGAAGATATGCTTCACCACACCAAAGCGGTGGTGCGCGGCTCAAAGAATGCTTTAGTTATCGCCGATATGCCCTTTATGAGTTATCATATCAATACGAACCAGGCTTTAACCAATGCCGCACGCCTTATTCAGGAGGGCGGGGCACAAGCGGTAAAGGTTGAGGGTGGGGTTAGCGTTGCCGGGAAGGTTAAAAAAATCGTGGATTGCGGTATTCCGGTTATGGGACATATCGGGTTAACACCGCAATCAATAAATCAGCTTGGCGGACATAAAATACAGGGGAAGGATATCGAAACAGGCCGGAAATTACTGGCGGATGCTAAAGCGCTGGAAGAAGCCGGGGCATTTGCTGTTGTGCTGGAAACAGTACCTGAGGCGCTTGCCGCTTTTATTTCCGCAAAAATAAATATCCCCACTATTGGGATTGGTGCGGGTGCCGGTTGTGACGGGCAGGTTCAAGTTGTAAGTGACATATTGGGGCTGTTTACCGATTTTGTGCCCAAACATACCAAACAATACGCTCAACTGGCCAAGTCAATGTCCGAAGCGGTTAAAAATTATTACGATGAGGTAAAATCGGGGCTCTTTCCGACTGCAGCGCAAAGCTTCTCTATGGATGAGAGCATTATCAATGATTTAAAGAAAGAATAA
- the panD gene encoding aspartate 1-decarboxylase: MRTMMKSKIHRVRVTDLNIDYEGSITIDRNLMEAADILPYEQVHILNVNNGERFLTYAIKGEANSGEICINGAAARLVCKGDIVIILTYTQIDNENAENFKPTVVYVNKKNEITSVKRSVESLTF, encoded by the coding sequence ATGAGAACAATGATGAAAAGTAAAATCCACCGCGTTCGTGTTACCGATCTTAACATCGATTATGAGGGCAGTATTACTATCGACCGTAATCTGATGGAAGCAGCCGATATTTTGCCTTACGAACAGGTTCATATTTTAAATGTTAATAACGGTGAACGATTTCTAACCTATGCCATCAAGGGGGAGGCAAACAGCGGGGAAATCTGTATAAACGGGGCGGCCGCCAGGCTGGTTTGCAAAGGTGATATTGTAATTATCCTTACCTATACCCAAATTGATAACGAAAATGCCGAAAATTTTAAGCCAACCGTAGTGTACGTAAATAAAAAGAACGAAATCACCTCAGTCAAACGTTCTGTCGAATCGCTTACCTTTTAA
- a CDS encoding DUF2520 domain-containing protein, producing MANDTKIGFIGAGALANTLAVALKQKGFKVAAVSCYGSESAKALAKRIGEPCLATDNQGVADSAEVVFIATPDDVIATVAMQIKWHKGQKVIHCSGADSIDILRPAEEFGAQIGAFHPLQTFAAGLGENLKGITFAVEAQEPLLAQLKELALTLGGNWLELKSEDRVIYHAAAVFAANYMITLTNIAADLWDNIGISREKAIEALLPLIRGTLNNMQEIGITDSLTGPIARGDSGTIEKHIKALGKINSDLKKLYAELGLNTIPIASEKGRLDKVHAAQIERLLKDTIQQPEYVKK from the coding sequence ATGGCAAATGATACTAAAATAGGATTTATCGGGGCCGGTGCATTGGCAAATACATTGGCGGTGGCTTTAAAGCAGAAGGGATTTAAGGTTGCGGCCGTTTCCTGTTACGGTTCCGAATCCGCAAAAGCGCTGGCAAAACGTATCGGCGAGCCTTGCCTGGCAACCGATAATCAAGGAGTTGCCGATAGCGCCGAAGTCGTTTTTATTGCAACTCCCGATGATGTTATTGCGACGGTAGCCATGCAAATCAAATGGCATAAAGGGCAAAAAGTTATCCATTGCAGCGGAGCGGATTCAATTGATATTTTACGCCCGGCGGAGGAATTCGGTGCCCAAATCGGCGCCTTTCACCCTTTACAAACATTTGCCGCCGGATTAGGAGAAAACTTAAAAGGGATTACCTTTGCCGTTGAAGCCCAAGAACCGTTATTAGCGCAGCTTAAAGAACTGGCGCTGACATTGGGCGGAAATTGGCTGGAATTAAAATCGGAAGACAGGGTAATCTACCACGCGGCAGCCGTTTTTGCCGCTAATTACATGATTACTTTAACAAATATCGCCGCCGATTTATGGGATAATATCGGTATTTCTCGCGAGAAAGCAATCGAAGCGCTGTTACCGCTTATTCGCGGGACATTAAATAATATGCAAGAAATAGGAATAACCGACAGCTTAACCGGGCCGATTGCCCGCGGTGATTCGGGAACGATAGAAAAACATATCAAAGCCTTGGGTAAAATCAATTCGGATCTTAAAAAACTATATGCCGAACTGGGCTTAAATACAATACCGATTGCTTCTGAAAAGGGCAGGCTGGATAAAGTTCATGCCGCACAAATAGAACGGCTGCTTAAAGACACAATTCAACAACCGGAGTACGTCAAAAAATGA